The DNA segment GATGCAGAGTGATAGTCGAGGCGGTCATGTTGCTGGTGTACACACCAAGGCAATGGATGCATTTGTAGGTGAGCTTTTTTTCCACGGGATGAACCGTCTGAATAACTTGGTGCCTCTCTCGTAGGTGATGTGCAAGTGCATCAGATATGGGTCCTTTTAGGATTGAAAAGCAAAGAGGGCAAAGGGTTTTCCCAACATCTTTTTTATAGGGCACTGCAGCTTGAGGTGAACTTTTAACAGGGATATCTGCCTTTTCCTGAACTTTTGGCTGTGGCTTTGGAGGGACTGGAGGGTTATTTTGGGCATGGTAAGCAACAGATTCAGCTGGGGCATCCCTCAGGTTGTATGTGGTTACCAGGAGATGGATATTAGTGTGACTACCCTGCTGCAATGTCAAATCAAAACTCAAAGTGGAATCTGTTTTAGGTCCCATCTCTTCATCAATGTGAACCATCCGCATGTGTGCCGCCATCTTTTCCACATCATTGAAAGTTGAACGGCAATATGGACAAGACAGACCATGAATTAACATATGGTTGAGCAGGGTATCTGTGGGCAAATAGCGATTACAGTAGAGGCATTTGCTAGTAAAATTGTGTATTTTCATAATGTAGTTGGCTACTGCTGGGACTTTCTCAGCTTTATGTTCTTTTTCGAAGTGCACACTATACACATTTTCAGGAAAAAGCTCATTACAGATTGTACATATTTTCCACTTTTGAGTTGAGGAAGTATTGGCTGGGGGAGGGCCCGTGGCAGCTGCAGTAGGTTTGGAACTGGACTGACCTAATACTCTGGATGCCTGtgactgggagagggagggagactttAACTGGCCtgatgagagagaagaggcaTTAGCAGACTGCAGGGAGTATCTTGCTGGTGCCTGGGACCTCTGCTCTGACCCCAGCCCGTAAGATCTTCCATTTCCACTTGGAAGTAACTGCTTCACAGACTGAGACTGTTGAGGGATGGAAACTGGTGCGTTGCCACCTAGACCCAGTCTCATTGACTGACCAACGCCATAGCCCTGGCCTACAGATTTGACTCCATAGTTATTTTGCTGTAGGTGAACATTGGACATCATGTTGACTCCTGTAGAATTTAAGTTAGGCTTTGGTATTGAGAGTCGATTTACCATCTGCTGTGATGGCAAAGACCGGACATTTCCAGAAGCAAGGGAACCAATTCTTGACTGGAGTCCCATGCCCTTCTTCTCTTGAGGTTTGGGAGCAATTAGCATCAAGGGTTTGGATCGGGGAACCACCACATTTGTGTGCCCAATCATGGCAGTGACCTGATAGCCTATGCGTTCATGGTCTTCGATGACGTGTTGTACCAAAGCTTCGTAGGACTTTGGCATGAAAAGGCATCTCTTGCAGTGAATACTACTCTCTTCCCGGGCATTTGAACCTAAAGGGACTGCACCGTTGAGTGACTTCTCACCTGCCTTTGCTATGTAAGGCGCTGCCACGTGCTGAAAATGTTCCCTGTAAATGTGCTTCCTAACGATTTCATAAAGAGGATCTCGGTAAGTGCACTTCTTACAGTAATAAACAGCTTGTTCTACACTGTCAGCCTGCTTAGGTTTAAGGccatcatttttgcttttatctttgaaAGTGCTGAGGCTGCTACTTGGTGCGCTGGCGTTTGgagcatgaaatattttaatgtgtgttTCCAAAGTCTTTTTGTCTGCATTGAAGGTACAGTAGGGGCAATTAAGGAGAATCCTATTTTCAAAGTCTTCACTATGGACATTCCGGAAATGACTTTTGTAGGCAGAgaagaattttgaagaaaatggaCAAGCACTGCAGCAAAAAGGTTTCGTCCGGTAGTcctaaataaaagacaaaaactggaATTAGAATGCCACTTCAGAAAGGTAGTAACAGGTTCTAGATTTTCTCCTCCAgatgttctctatttttaatagagatataatgctatttttagaactgaaactctgtaatGCACTgatataattttcttccttttgctaaactaatttgtaaaatataaacccAAATGAGAAAGCTGTTCTAAACCAAATTTTTATTTGGGTCccagagtattaaaaaaaacccctcaattCTAAGTTTCCCCTCAATACTTAAAAAAGATCAGTCACATTTGCTGACTGGTTTTAgagaagacaaagacaaatggcttcaaagataaatattttacagTTGGAAACGACAAGAATAAACACTGTGAAACCACTCGCTCCATGAGAATCAGTAAAGTTGCGAAAGGTTGTTCAGATTTACTGTTCAGAAAACTCAGGAGCCAGAGTGCTGTAGTGCAATTAGGCAGTAAGATATAAAGATACACCTTCTGTTCCTCCCATCAtggaaaatcttcaaaaatcTCAACACTGTTTCCCTCTGATCGAAGTATACAGTGTAGTATTTTGATTTCATTACTAATCAAAAAGCTACTGATTTGAAGAGTTGGCTTTCTTCTATAAGCCATGGTCTCGTTTCTCAAGCAAGAGCAGCTTCAAAAGAAAGTGATAGCTGCTTTGATTCAAattaagaagttaaataaaaatttctttcctaTAGACTATGAGGAATGCATGATGTTAAAAATCCAGTAAAGTATTGCAGGATATACTGGTATCAAAGAGCAACTTCCAGAATTATGCTCATTAGCACTTGCGCAGTTAGTTTGTCCTTTGAAGACCGGTGAAACCACAAGCTGGGCAAGAGATTATCTTTCCTCCCTAGAAACCTACTTTGTTTCATATACTGGTttgacacaaaataaaatactctgCTTCTCCTTAAAGCTCAACCCCCTATTTAAATGTGTTAGAATGTGAAGCTTTGGGATTCGTAAAAACAAATTAAGTGATATGTCCCACTGGAAAGCTTTTACATTCAAAGGCTTCTGGTGCATACCTTTTTTCCCTGGGGTATGGATAAGAAAAAACGAGGTAACTATACTCTCAAATTTCTGAGGCAGAGTTTAAAAGTACTGCCAACGTTTAAAATCCCTGCCCAAATATATTCCGATAAACAGATCAATAATTACAGAACTACAATCACTACTGAAATAGGTAATAGTAAAGTCTGCAGTGACAATCACTTCTCCCTGTGAGACAGGAACCACCACCTACCTATACCATCTTCTTGGTCACATTTTTTCACCTGCTGACACTTGCTGGCATCACTGGTACCTTGGACTAACCTAATAGTGTTTTTAATACcactttgtaaaaatttaagTTATACCTTTCTGTCACTACCGTCC comes from the Zalophus californianus isolate mZalCal1 chromosome 8, mZalCal1.pri.v2, whole genome shotgun sequence genome and includes:
- the LOC113937620 gene encoding activity-dependent neuroprotector homeobox protein, which encodes MFQLPVNNLGSLRKARKTVKKILSDIGLEYCKEHIEDFKQFEPNDFYLKNTTWEDVGLWDPSLTKNQDYRTKPFCCSACPFSSKFFSAYKSHFRNVHSEDFENRILLNCPYCTFNADKKTLETHIKIFHAPNASAPSSSLSTFKDKSKNDGLKPKQADSVEQAVYYCKKCTYRDPLYEIVRKHIYREHFQHVAAPYIAKAGEKSLNGAVPLGSNAREESSIHCKRCLFMPKSYEALVQHVIEDHERIGYQVTAMIGHTNVVVPRSKPLMLIAPKPQEKKGMGLQSRIGSLASGNVRSLPSQQMVNRLSIPKPNLNSTGVNMMSNVHLQQNNYGVKSVGQGYGVGQSMRLGLGGNAPVSIPQQSQSVKQLLPSGNGRSYGLGSEQRSQAPARYSLQSANASSLSSGQLKSPSLSQSQASRVLGQSSSKPTAAATGPPPANTSSTQKWKICTICNELFPENVYSVHFEKEHKAEKVPAVANYIMKIHNFTSKCLYCNRYLPTDTLLNHMLIHGLSCPYCRSTFNDVEKMAAHMRMVHIDEEMGPKTDSTLSFDLTLQQGSHTNIHLLVTTYNLRDAPAESVAYHAQNNPPVPPKPQPKVQEKADIPVKSSPQAAVPYKKDVGKTLCPLCFSILKGPISDALAHHLRERHQVIQTVHPVEKKLTYKCIHCLGVYTSNMTASTITLHLVHCRGVGKTQNGQDKTNAPSRLNQSPGLAPVKRTYEQVEFPLLKKRKLDDDSDSPSFFEEKPEEPVVLALDPKGHEDDSYEARKSFLTKYFNKQPYPTRREIEKLAASLWLWKSDIASHFSNKRKKCVRDCEKYKPGVLLGFNMKELNKVKHEMDFDAEWLFENHDEKDSRVNASKTADKKLSLGKEEDSSSDSFENLEEESNGSGSPFDPVFEVEPKISNDNPEEHIPKVISEDALESEEKLDQKEEAGSKYETIHLTGEPTKLMHDASDSEVDQDDVVEWKDGASPSESGPGSQQVSDFEDNTCEMKAGTWSDESSQSEDARSSKPAAKKKATMQGDREQLKWKNSSYGKVEGFWSKDQSQWKNASENDERLSNPQIEWQNSTIDSEDGEQFDNMTDGVAEPMHGSLTGVKLSSQQA